The Spirochaetaceae bacterium genome contains the following window.
GTGCACGTCGATGAGCGCATTCGCGAACACATCGCGGCCGGCGAGGTGTCCTGGAATCGGCTGGACCGTAACTCACTGGAAGTCGCCTAGCCGCCTTCGCCGCCGCTTGGCGCGGTGTGACCTGCATGCCGCGTGAGTCAGGGACCGCTGCGGCGGCGGCGCGGCGCAGGCGTCAGAACCGGTAGCGTATGCCCAACTCGATGTGGTGGCCGAGCGCTAGGGCGATCTTGTTCTTGCTCTCGAAGGTGGCCTCGGTGGTGCCCGTCAGGCGGTAGCCGATGCTGGTCGTCAGCCCTTCGAGTACGTAAAAGCCGACGCCGGCGGCCCCCTGGAAGGCGAGCGCCCACACCGATTCGGATTCTTCAAACTGCGCTAGCGTAGCGTTTTCCTTCAGCGTGAGCGAGATCTGCGACGCGCCGGCGCCGGCGCCGATGTACGGCGTGACCAGCGTGCCGGTGTCGATGTCGTAGTAGACGGAGGCCACCACCTCGAGTGAACTGATGGAACTGTCGTCCCAGTCGATGTCCTCCAGGATCTTGTTGGCCCGCTCCAGGAGTGGGCCTGACGTGGCGTCGGCGAGCTTCGTCAGTGTGACGGAGGTGATCGGCGCCGTGCGGTAGCCGAACGCCAACTCGGGGCGGAATCCCGAAATCGAGTACCCGGCTGCGAGCCGGCCCCCCAGGAGTCCCCAGTCGGTGCCCGCGTCGGCGTCGGTCTGGGTATCGTTCGCGAGCGGAACGTGGAAGGTTGTGGTGCCCGGCAGCGCCAGCCCGTAGCTGGCGGCGACGTACATTCCGTCGGAGGTCGCCATCATGGGGTAATCCGACTGTCCCTCCGCGAAGGCGGCAAGCGGTGCCAACAGGAGCACAGCGCCCCAAAGAAGTCCCAAGCGTCTGATTGTCATTGCCCCATCACCGTGCAACCTCTGCGCCCCGCCTGTCAAGCCATGCGGCATGGCGCGCATGGCCCATACGCGCAGGCAGC
Protein-coding sequences here:
- a CDS encoding outer membrane beta-barrel protein — protein: MTIRRLGLLWGAVLLLAPLAAFAEGQSDYPMMATSDGMYVAASYGLALPGTTTFHVPLANDTQTDADAGTDWGLLGGRLAAGYSISGFRPELAFGYRTAPITSVTLTKLADATSGPLLERANKILEDIDWDDSSISSLEVVASVYYDIDTGTLVTPYIGAGAGASQISLTLKENATLAQFEESESVWALAFQGAAGVGFYVLEGLTTSIGYRLTGTTEATFESKNKIALALGHHIELGIRYRF